From Streptomyces griseorubiginosus, one genomic window encodes:
- a CDS encoding response regulator transcription factor: MRADRALRVVLAEDSVLLREGLIGLLGRFGHEVVAAVGDAEALMAAAAEHTPDIVVTDVRMPPDFKDEGLHAAVRLREAQPSLSVLVLSQYVQRSYASELLDSGDGTGVGYLLKDRVGQVEEFQSALLEVAGGGTVVDPEVVRQLLRRRRDPLERLTAREREVLALVAEGKSNTAIARQLVVSEAAVGKHIGNILMKLDLPQADETHRRVLAVLAYLRA, from the coding sequence TTGCGAGCCGACCGAGCGCTCCGTGTAGTCCTGGCCGAGGACAGCGTGCTGCTCCGCGAAGGACTGATCGGCCTGCTCGGCCGCTTCGGCCACGAGGTGGTCGCGGCGGTCGGTGACGCGGAGGCACTGATGGCGGCCGCGGCCGAGCACACCCCCGACATCGTCGTCACCGACGTACGGATGCCGCCTGACTTCAAGGACGAGGGGCTGCACGCCGCCGTACGGCTGCGGGAGGCCCAGCCCTCACTGTCGGTCCTGGTGCTGAGCCAGTACGTCCAGCGCAGTTACGCGTCCGAGCTCCTCGACTCCGGGGACGGCACCGGCGTCGGCTATCTCCTCAAGGACCGGGTCGGCCAGGTCGAGGAGTTCCAGTCGGCCCTCCTGGAGGTCGCCGGGGGCGGCACGGTCGTCGACCCGGAGGTCGTCCGCCAGCTGCTGCGCCGCCGGCGTGACCCGCTCGAACGCCTCACGGCCCGCGAGCGCGAGGTGCTGGCCCTGGTGGCGGAGGGCAAGTCCAACACGGCGATCGCCCGCCAACTCGTCGTCTCCGAGGCGGCGGTGGGCAAGCACATCGGCAACATCCTCATGAAACTGGACCTCCCGCAG